In Cryptomeria japonica chromosome 10, Sugi_1.0, whole genome shotgun sequence, a genomic segment contains:
- the LOC131076079 gene encoding F-box/FBD/LRR-repeat protein At1g13570 isoform X1: MSAPDAFCILPDSLVAFILSKMTITDAVKSSILSKRWRFVYTQMPQITFYPHHFLRPGVTPRDPCPVLGSRVGNIISNILLGHSHNLEGLHLHSSDSDWLNFSDENVCKWVRHASQCNVQHLTLRNHNNIIDRTTYPPAVDPIPPPALFKCSRLVTFYLDKYNLTRFPIDFVGFPNLNTCHLRYVKFTDESLVSLISLCPCLQKLEIILDNWLGNVIIFSSTLEHLNISFVKSLSVNCPKFRNLSAAWIDDLSVNGVPFYELSMNDTFHLEMHCGGTLRELNMNCLGGILAPLPGVVSASRFLHIVGNFQSLKKLVINLTYPWKMLESEAGMDVPLLDLLHRLPNLQTLSMLGFFVEELARGPIPDCLTSPHVNLKKIRLQIIQFDDKEVAVISCLLQSMPSLEAFEIKLPYECDENESEYEGQCLKLFKDIMSLRRASSLARIIVLDKCSK; encoded by the exons ATGTCTGCCCCCGATGCCTTCTGCATACTTCCTGATTCTCTTGTTGCTTTCATACTATCAAAAATGACAATAACTGACGCTGTCAAATCTTCTATTCTTTCCAAGAGATGGAGGTTTGTTTACACTCAAATGCCTCAAATCACTTTCTATCCACATCATTTTTTGCGGCCTGGTGTCACTCCCCGCGATCCATGTCCTGTTTTGGGGTCAAGAGTTGGGAATATTATTTCCAACATCCTGCTTGGGCATTCGCACAATCTAGAGGGACTTCACCTCCACAGCTCGGACTCAGATTGGCTGAACTTCTCTGATGAAAATGTGTGTAAATGGGTAAGACATGCATCTCAGTGcaatgtccaacatctcactctGCGTAATCACAACAATATTATTGATCGTACAACTTATCCACCTGCTGTAGATCCAATACCGCCCCCTGCTCTCTTTAAATGTTCGCGTCTGGTAACATTTTATCTGGATAAGTATAATCTCACCAGATTCCCAATTGATTTCGTTGGATTCCCCAACCTCAATACTTGTCACCTCCGATATGTTAAATTCACAGATGAATCTTTAGTCTCCTTGATTTCGCTCTGTCCCTGTCTGCAAAAACTTGAAATAATCTTAGATAATTGGCTAGGTAATGTCATAATCTTTTCGTCAACTCTTGAACATTTGAATATAAGTTTTGTAAAGTCTCTATCTGTTAACTGCCCCAAATTTAGAAATCTGTCGGCGGCATGGATTGATGATTTAAGTGTAAATGGTGTCCCGTTCTATGAGCTTTCTATGAACGACACCTTTCATCTTGAAATGCACTGTGGAGGTACTCTGAGGGAATTGAACATGAATTGCTTAGGTGGCATTCTTGCACCTCTTCCAGGAGTTGTTTCAGCAAGTAGATTTCTTCACATTGTGGGCAACTTCCAGTCCCTGAAGAAACTTGTCATAAACCTGACTTATCCCTGGAAAATGTTAGAAAGCGAAGCAGGTATGGATGTTCCTCTATTGGACCTACTTCACAGGCTTCCGAATCTTCAGACGCTCTCTATGTTGGGCTTCTTTGTTGAG GAGTTGGCAAGAGGTCCTATACCTGATTGCCTCACCTCTCCACATGTTAACCTCAAGAAAATACGCCTACAAATTATTCAGTTTGATGACAAAGAAGTTGCAGTAATAAGTTGCTTGCTTCAGAGTATGCCCTCTCTCGAAGCATTCGAAATTAAGCTACCTTATGAATGCGATGAAAATGAGAGTGAATATGAGGGTCAATGTTTGAAGCTGTTTAAAGATATTATGAGTCTGAGGAGGGCATCCTCACTAGCAAGGATAATTGTACTGGATAAATGCTCCAAGTAG